A genomic segment from Corylus avellana chromosome ca5, CavTom2PMs-1.0 encodes:
- the LOC132180735 gene encoding pentatricopeptide repeat-containing protein At1g03540, protein MKLFFKRHSSSLTSFDFKNPSTSESQILHLCKLGELPDALRLLNSINSTDIAVKPVLYASLLQTCTKVLAFNHGLQIHAHVLKSGLETDRFVGNSLLSLYFKLNRDFSETRRVFDSLFVKDVISWTSMISGYIRTGKPGSSLELFWEMLGFGIEPNGFTLSAVIKACSELGDLRLGRCFHGVVVRHGFEANHVISSALIDMYGKNYESGDAHRLFDELPEPDVICWTSVISALTRNDLFEEALGFFYAMQRNHRFSPDEFTCGTVLTACGNLGRLKQGKEVHAKVFTSGLCGNVVVESSLLDMYGKCGSVDESQRVFDRMPKRNSVSWSALLGVYCQNGDFESVIKIFREMEEADLYCLGTVLRACAGLAAVRQGKEVHCQYVKRGGWRDVIVESALVGLYAKCGCISFAYKIFTQMPVRNLITWNSMICGFAQNGKGEEALRIFHGMIKEGIKPDYISFIGVLFACSHTGLVDQGRDYFISMTEDYGIKAGTEHYNCMVYLLGRAGLLEEAENLIENADCKNDSSLWAVLLGACTTCTNPVTAERIAKKMMELKPDYHMSYVLLANVYCAVGRWSDASEIRRLMEDRGVKKMVGKSWIESNRNLSSHLDVGSFIIPGKNNASSVGGFV, encoded by the coding sequence ATGAAGCTCTTCTTCAAACGGCATTCCAGCTCTCTCACCTCTTTCGATTTCAAAAACCCATCAACCAGCGAGTCCCAAATTCTCCATCTTTGCAAGCTCGGCGAGCTCCCCGATGCGCTTCGACTCCTGAACTCCATTAACTCCACCGATATCGCCGTCAAACCAGTCCTCTACGCTTCACTCTTACAAACTTGCACCAAAGTTCTTGCTTTCAACCATGGCCTCCAGATCCATGCCCATGTTCTTAAGTCCGGCCTCGAGACTGACCGTTTCGTCGGGAATAGCttgctttctctttattttaaactaaatcgtgATTTTTCGGAGACGCGGAGAGTTTTTGATAGTCTTTTTGTTAAGGATGTGATATCTTGGACCTCGATGATATCTGGGTATATTCGAACGGGGAAGCCCGGGAGCTCGCTTGAGTTGTTTTGGGAAATGCTGGGATTTGGGATCGAGCCAAATGGGTTCACTTTATCTGCGGTGATCAAGGCGTGTTCGGAGCTTGGGGATTTGAGGCTAGGCCGGTGCTTTCACGGGGTGGTTGTGAGACATGGGTTTGAGGCGAATCATGTTATTTCTAGTGCGTTGATTGACATGTATGGCAAGAACTATGAATCGGGAGATGCGCACCGGCTGTTTGATGAGTTGCCCGAACCGGATGTTATATGCTGGACTTCGGTTATTTCGGCGTTGACGAGAAACGATTTGTTTGAGGAAGCCTTGGGATTCTTTTATGCGATGCAAAGAAATCACAGGTTTTCCCCGGATGAATTCACATGTGGGACAGTGTTGACTGCTTGTGGTAATTTAGGGAGGTTGAAGCAAGGTAAAGAAGTGCATGCTAAGGTTTTTACTTCTGGACTTTGTGGAAATGTGGTCGTTGAGAGCAGCCTTTTGGACATGTACGGAAAATGTGGGTCTGTGGATGAATCTCAACGTGTTTTTGATAGGATGCCCAAAAGGAATTCAGTTTCTTGGTCTGCATTGCTTGGAGTATACTGTCAAAATGGAGACTTTGAGTctgttattaaaatttttagggaAATGGAAGAGGCTGATCTGTATTGCCTTGGAACTGTTCTTCGTGCATGTGCAGGTTTGGCAGCAGTAAGACAAGGGAAAGAGGTTCATTGCCAGTATGTTAAAAGGGGTGGTTGGAGGGATGTCATTGTAGAATCAGCTTTAGTTGGTCTTTATGCAAAATGCGGTTGTATTAGTTTTGCATATAAAATTTTCACGCAGATGCCAGTTAGAAATTTGATAACTTGGAACTCAATGATTTGCGGGTTTGCTCAAAATGGAAAAGGGGAGGAAGCTCTGAGAATATTTCATGGCATGATTAAGGAGGGAATAAAGCCCGATTATATTAGTTTCATTGGGGTTCTTTTTGCTTGTAGTCATACAGGTTTGGTTGATCAGGGGCGAGACTATTTTATCTCAATGACAGAGGACTATGGAATCAAAGCTGGAACTGAGCACTATAATTGCATGGTTTACCTCCTAGGCCGTGCTGGGCTACTTGAAGAAGCTGAAAATTTGATCGAGAATGCGGACTGTAAAAACGATTCGTCTCTTTGGGCTGTTCTTCTTGGTGCTTGCACCACCTGTACGAACCCCGTAACTGCAGAGCGCATTGCTAAGAAGATGATGGAATTGAAACCTGATTACCACATGAGTTATGTTCTTCTAGCTAATGTTTATTGCGCGGTAGGACGGTGGAGTGATGCCTCGGAGATTAGGAGGTTGATGGAAGACAGAGGGGTTAAAAAGATGGTCGGTAAGAGCTGGATTGAAAGCAATAGAAACTTGAGTTCTCATCTTGACGTGGGTAGTTTCATTATTCCTGGAAAAAATAATGCTTCTAGTGTAGGGGGTTTTGTGTGA
- the LOC132183171 gene encoding pentatricopeptide repeat-containing protein At1g73710 encodes MMLPSYSYSYSCSHSYGSRELGQDTLHNSMQNPSKLQNPYSPFKTRAFLGFTLHDHSLVKRMHYSLRYASPSYRTLDIMVNSHDHKQNLKGPRVFLGFKLQCHSRTLALSTKSSSINGRKKRYGGVLPSILRSLESENDVGKALDSFDGNLSPKEQTVILKEQSSWERVIRVFEWFKSRKGYVPNVIHYNVVLRALGRAQKWDELRLCWIEMAKNGVLPTNNTYGMLIDVYGKAGLVKESILWIKHMRQRGLFPDEVTMNTVVRVLKDAGEFDRADRFYKAWCFGQVELDDLDLDSIVDSVNGTGSGLISFKHFLSTELFKTGGRISTSKVMSASDVENPVQKPRLTSTYNTLIDLYGKAGRLKDAADVFAEMLKSGVAMDTITFNTMIFTCGSHGNLSEAELLLTKMEERGIRPDTKTFNIFLSLYAEAGNIDAALKCYRKIREVGLFPDSVTHRAVLHILCERNMVPDVETVLLEMEKSGLHVDEHSIPGLIKMYINEGLLDQAKSFFEKSQSNGGLSSKTRGAILDVYAEKGLWAEAEAVFFGKRDLVGQKKGILEYNIMVKAYGKAKLYDKALSLFKSMRNYGTWPDECTYNSLVQMFAGGDLVEQARDFLSEMQAMGFKPHCLTFSAVIACYVRLGQLSDAVGVYQEMVEVGITPNEVVYGSLINGFAESGRVEDALQYFRQMEESKISANQIVLTCMIKAYSKVGNLERAKALYERIKDLEDSPDIVASNSMINLYADLGMVSEARLVFEDLREKGWADGVSFATMMYLYKNMGMLDEAIDVAEEMKQSGLLRDCVSYNKVLACYATNGQLRECGELLHEMVARKLLPDTGTFKVLFTVLKKGGFPIEAVTQLESSYQEGKAYARQAVITSVFSVVGMHASAIESCETLAKADVVLDSSAYNVAIYAYGVFGEIDKALNMFMKMQDEGLEPDLVTYINLVSCYGKAGLVEGVKRIYSQLKFGEIEPSESLFKAIIDAYKNVNRHDLAKLVTQEMRFAFDSQPPSDSVTEDESDDLQELSDSETVDEYDEISSGL; translated from the coding sequence ATGATGCTCCCCAGTTACAGTTACAGTTACAGCTGCAGCCATAGCTACGGCTCCAGAGAATTAGGTCAAGACACTCTCCACAACTCAATGCAAAACCCAAGTAAGCTTCAAAACCCCTACTCTCCTTTCAAAACCAGGGCTTTTCTAGGGTTTACTCTGCACGACCATAGTTTAGTCAAAAGAATGCACTACTCTTTGCGCTATGCTTCACCCTCTTACCGGACCCTTGATATTATGGTAAATTCACATGACCACAAGCAGAATCTAAAGGGACCTAGGGTTTTTCTAGGGTTTAAGCTTCAGTGCCATTCCAGAACATTAGCTTTGTCCACGAAAAGTTCTTCGATTAATGGAAGGAAGAAGAGGTATGGAGGTGTATTGCCTTCGATTTTGAGGTCTTTGGAGTCTGAAAACGATGTCGGAAAGGCCCTTGATTCGTTTGATGGGAATTTGAGTCCAAAAGAACAGACGGTGATTCTCAAAGAACAGAGTAGCTGGGAAAGAGTAATTAGGGTTTTTGAGTGGTTTAAGTCGCGGAAAGGATACGTGCCCAATGTAATTCACTATAATGTTGTGCTTCGAGCTTTGGGTAGAGCTCAGAAATGGGATGAGCTGAGGCTTTGTTGGATTGAAATGGCAAAAAATGGTGTTTTGCCCACGAATAATACGTACGGGATGCTTATCGATGTGTATGGGAAAGCAGGACTTGTGAAAGAATCGATTTTGTGGATTAAGCACATGAGACAAAGGGGACTTTTCCCCGATGAGGTTACGATGAATACAGTTGTTCGGGTGTTAAAGGATGCAGGAGAGTTTGATAGAGCTGATAGGTTTTATAAGGCCTGGTGTTTTGGGCAGGTTGAGTTGGATGATCTTGATTTGGATTCTATAGTTGATTCTGTAAATGGGACTGGCTCAGGACTTATTAGTTTTAAGCATTTCTTGTCAACAGAGCTTTTCAAGACGGGTGGGAGAATTTCTACTTCAAAAGTTATGAGTGCATCAGATGTGGAGAATCCTGTTCAGAAGCCAAGACTTACATCTACGTATAATACGCTGATTGATTTGTATGGGAAGGCTGGGCGACTCAAAGATGCAGCTGATGTGTTTGCTGAAATGCTGAAGTCTGGGGTGGCAATGGATACCATTACTTTTAATACTATGATCTTTACTTGTGGAAGTCATGGTAATTTGTCAGAGGCAGAATTGTTGCTTACTAAGATGGAAGAAAGGGGTATACGTCCTGATACAAAAACTTTTAACATCTTTCTGTCTTTGTATGCGGAAGCAGGGAACATTGATGCAGCTCTCAAGTGTTACAGGAAGATTAGAGAGGTGGGCCTTTTCCCTGATAGTGTAACTCATAGAGCTGTGCTCCATATATTGTGCGAGAGAAATATGGTTCCAGATGTGGAGACTGTGCTTTTGGAAATGGAAAAATCTGGCTTGCATGTTGATGAGCATTCTATTCCTGGTCTTATTAAGATGTATATTAATGAAGGATTGCTTGATCAGGCAAAATCCTTTTTCGAAAAGAGTCAATCTAATGGTGGGTTGTCATCGAAGACACGTGGAGCAATTTTAGATGTTTATGCTGAAAAGGGGCTTTGGGCTGAAGCCGAGGCCGTGTTCTTTGGTAAGAGAGATTTGGTTGGACAGAAGAAGGGTATTTTGGAATACAATATTATGGTTAAAGCTTATGGAAAGGCAAAGCTTTATGataaagctctctctctcttcaagaGCATGAGAAATTATGGGACTTGGCCTGACGAGTGCACTTATAATTCTCTTGTTCAAATGTTTGCAGGAGGGGATTTAGTGGAACAAGCAAGAGACTTTTTATCTGAAATGCAGGCAATGGGTTTTAAGCCACATTGTCTGACCTTCTCTGCTGTTATTGCATGCTATGTCCGTCTTGGCCAGCTTTCTGATGCTGTTGGCGTCTACCAAGAAATGGTAGAAGTAGGAATTACACCTAATGAAGTAGTCTATGGATCTTTAATCAATGGATTTGCAGAGTCCGGCAGAGTTGAAGATGCTCTTCAATACTTCCGCCAGATGGAAGAATCTAAGATTTCAGCAAATCAAATAGTGTTGACATGTATGATTAAGGCTTATAGTAAGGTGGGGAACTTGGAAAGAGCCAAAGCACTATATGAGAGGATAAAGGACTTGGAGGACAGTCCGGATATTGTTGCATCAAACAGTATGATCAATCTTTATGCAGATCTAGGGATGGTTTCTGAAGCCAGAttggtttttgaagatttgagGGAAAAGGGTTGGGCAGATGGGGTTTCATTTGCAACGATGATGTACCTTTATAAGAACATGGGCATGCTGGATGAAGCCATTGATGTTGCAGAGGAGATGAAACAGTCAGGTTTACTGAGGGACTGTGTTTCATATAATAAAGTACTGGCATGTTATGCCACTAACGGACAGTTACGCGAGTGCGGTGAATTGTTGCACGAGATGGTAGCTCGGAAGCTCCTGCCTGACACCGGGACCTTCAAAGTATTATTCACCGTATTAAAGAAGGGAGGTTTTCCGATTGAAGCAGTAACACAGCTAGAGTCGTCTTACCAGGAAGGAAAAGCTTATGCTCGACAAGCTGTCATCACCTCTGTTTTCTCTGTAGTGGGTATGCATGCTTCTGCAATTGAGTCATGTGAAACCTTAGCAAAAGCTGATGTGGTTCTTGATTCTTCCGCCTACAATGTTGCTATATATGCTTATGGGGTATTTGGGGAAATTGACAAGGCTTTGAACATGTTCATGAAAATGCAAGATGAAGGCCTGGAGCCAGACCTTGTAACATATATAAATCTAGTATCTTGTTATGGAAAAGCTGGATTGGTTGAGGGCGTGAAGCGGATTTACAGCCAACTAAAATTTGGTGAGATTGAGCCCAGTGAATCCTTGTTCAAGGCTATTATTGATGCTTATAAAAATGTCAACCGTCATGACCTTGCTAAATTGGTTACCCAAGAGATGAGATTTGCTTTCGACTCTCAACCTCCTTCCGATTCTGTAACTGAAGATGAGTCGGATGACTTGCAAGAATTATCTGATTCTGAAACTGTAGATGAATACGATGAAATTTCTTCAGGTCTGTAG